CGGCGGGGTCGGTGGCGCGGGTGGAGAGGTGGTGGTGGAGGGGGATTCCCACCCCGGCGCCGGCGCCTGCGGCGACCACGCCGGGCAGGAGTGCGAGCCAGGTGCTGTCCGGGCCGACGAGGGTGAGCAGTCCCGCGCCCGCGGTGGTGAGCAGCGCCGCCACGCCGACCGCGGCCCTCGGCGGGAGCTCGGGGGCGAACCGCCGTGCGAGCGCGGCCGCGCCGATCATCGCCAGGGTGAGCGGCAGGAGGCGGGCGCCGACGTCCAGCGGGGTGTGCCCGTGCGCGTCCTGGAGGTGGAGGACGGCCAGGAACACGGTGACCGCACCGACCGCGCCGGACGCGAAGGTCGCCAGTGACACGCCGAGGAAGCTGCGGTTGCCGAACAGGGCCAGGTTGAGCATCGCCTCGTCGTCACGGGCGCGCTGCACCAGGAGGAACAGGAGCAGCAGGAACGCCGCCACGGCGAACGCGGTCAGGGTCGAGGCGCCGGTCAGGCCGAGGACCACGAGGGCGGCGCAGGCGGCGAACAGCGCGGTCCCGGCCCAGTCCACGGCGGCCGGGGCGGTCGGCCGGGTCGTCGGCAGGCGCACCTGGCCGATCGCCTGCAGCAGCGCACCGGCGGGCAGGACCGACAGGAAGACCAGCCGCCAGTCGGCTTCGGCCAGGACGCCGCCGGTCACGGGGCCGAGCGCCAGCCCCAGCACCGCGGCGGTGGCCAGGGTGCGGGACCGCGTCGCTCCCGGGAACTCGTGCGCGACGAGCGCCGAGGACGTCGCGAGCAGGAGGGCGGAGCCGACGCCCTGGAACCCGCGGGCGGTGACGAGCAGGGGCAGCGTCCCGGCGGCGCCCGCGGCCACGGAGCCGGCGGTGAACAGCAGCGCCCCCAGGCGGAACGCCGGTCGGTGGCCGAACCGGTCCGCCAGCGCGCCGCCGGTCAGCAGGAACGCGGCCAGCGGCGCGGTGTGGGCGACGACGACCCACTGCCGGGCGCCGGGGCCCGCGTCGAACTCCGCGACCAGGCCGGGCAGGGCCAGCAGCGCGGCGGTGCCGTCGAGCATCACCAGGAAGGTGGCGATGGACGCGGCTACGAGGGTCCACCAACGCGTCGAGCCCGTCCCCAAGAACGGCTCATCCGCCATCGTGCGCTCCCCCGGTCGACCGCGTCCGGCGGGCCGCCCGCCCGGGTGTCCTGGCGCCGGTCCGGTGACGCCGCATGGTGGACAGGTCGGGGCTGGAGCCGACCACGCCGCGCAGGCGGACCAGGACCGTGCCGTCGGCCGTGGTCGCGGTGTGCTGGTCGCCGTCCGATGTGGAGTAGTGGCGCAGGTCGACGTGGGCGCCCAGCAGGAGCGCCAGCTCGCGGTCGTCCAGGGGGTGGGGGACGTCGATGGCGCTCACCGACGCGAGGGTTCCCGGCGGGCCCGCGACCCGGAGGAGCGCTTCGAGCGCGTCGCCGGGCAGCAGGTACCCGGTGAACCGCTGGTCGACCGCCTCGGTGTCGGGCCGGTCGTCGGGCTCCGGCGTGGCGGGTTCGCCCAGGCGCACGGTCGTCCGGGCGTAGCCGACGGTCGGGACGGCGTTCACGGCCGGGCTGTCGACGCGGACGTGCACGTCGTCACCGGTGCGGGTGGCCGTGACCTCGACGCGGCGCGGCCAGCGCTCGACGGGCGCGCGGAGCAGGCGCGGCAGCAGGAGGTCCGAGTACCCGACGGGCGCCAGCTCGGGGTCGAAGGAAGCGGCGGCCTCCGCCGCGAGCTGCACCAGCGAGGCGGTGGGCGCGGTGGGCTGCCCGTTGACGAGGTGGTGGCGGATCTCGGCGTGGCGGTCGAGGTGGAGCTCGACGTGCCAGCGCGCCACCGCGCCGTCGTGGTGCTCGGGTCGCGGGAGGAACACAGCCGCCTTCGCCGGTCGACCTTCGTCGCGCGGCGTGGAGTGGTCTGGAGTCATGGCTTCCGGTCTCGACGAGGTCGGGAGGAGAGGTGAGATGAAACCACGGATCGGTCCTCGGGCCCCTTCGGCATGCCGCAGCCCGCCTGCGCCCACCGGCGCACGCCCGGCGTGCCTTCGGCGGCTTGACTTGAACTCGACTTCAAGGCCGAGACTGGACGATCGGGATGTGTTCCACAGAGGACTGTCCTGTCAGCCGCCGAAAAGCCAGGGGGACCCGCGTGACCGAGATGGCGTCCGACAAGTTCACCACCCGCAACGGCATCGACTTCGCCGTGGCGGACCTCTCCCTGGCCGAGTTCGGCCGCAAGGAGATCCGGCTGGCCGAGCACGAGATGCCCGGTTTGATGGCGTTGCGCCGCGAGTACTCGGAGGTCTACCCGCTCAAGGGCGCGCGGGTCTCCGGGTCGCTGCACATGACGGTGCAGACCGCGGTGCTGATCGAGACGCTGGTCGCGTTGGGCGCCGAGGTCCGCTGGGCGTCGTGCAACATCTTCTCCACCCAGGACCACGCCGCCGCCGCGGTCGTGGTGGGCCCCCACGGCACCCCCGAGGAACCCCGGGGCGTCCCCTGCTTCGCCTGGAAGGGCGAAACCCTGGAAGAGTACTGGTGGACCGCGGAGTCGATGCTGACCTGGCCCGACGGCGGCGGCCCGAACATGATCCTCGACGACGGCGGCGACGCCACGATGATGGTCCACAAGGGCGCGCAGTGGGAGAAGGCCGGCGTCGTCCCGCGGCCCGAGGCCGACGACTCCGAGGAGTGGCAGGTCTTCCTGGGCCGGCTGCGCGACTCCCTGGCCGCCGACAGCGGCAAGTGGACCAAGATCGCCGAGGGCGTGCGCGGGGTGACCGAGGAGACCACCACCGGCGTCATGCGGCTCTACCAGCTCGCCGCGGCCGGTGAGCTGCTGTTCCCGGCGATCAACGTCAACGACGCGGTGACCAAGTCCAAGTTCGACAACCGCTACGGCATCCGGCACTCGCTGATCGACGGCATCAACCGCGGCACCGACGTGCTCATGGGCGGCAAGGTCG
This genomic window from Saccharothrix sp. HUAS TT1 contains:
- a CDS encoding MFS transporter, encoding MADEPFLGTGSTRWWTLVAASIATFLVMLDGTAALLALPGLVAEFDAGPGARQWVVVAHTAPLAAFLLTGGALADRFGHRPAFRLGALLFTAGSVAAGAAGTLPLLVTARGFQGVGSALLLATSSALVAHEFPGATRSRTLATAAVLGLALGPVTGGVLAEADWRLVFLSVLPAGALLQAIGQVRLPTTRPTAPAAVDWAGTALFAACAALVVLGLTGASTLTAFAVAAFLLLLFLLVQRARDDEAMLNLALFGNRSFLGVSLATFASGAVGAVTVFLAVLHLQDAHGHTPLDVGARLLPLTLAMIGAAALARRFAPELPPRAAVGVAALLTTAGAGLLTLVGPDSTWLALLPGVVAAGAGAGVGIPLHHHLSTRATDPAAIVTATRINGTCHHLGVTAGISALFPYRVVIEQQRLAAASLNLIALTCAVLGGIFALIAVTQIHRRDLHDRATGG
- the ahcY gene encoding adenosylhomocysteinase, whose amino-acid sequence is MASDKFTTRNGIDFAVADLSLAEFGRKEIRLAEHEMPGLMALRREYSEVYPLKGARVSGSLHMTVQTAVLIETLVALGAEVRWASCNIFSTQDHAAAAVVVGPHGTPEEPRGVPCFAWKGETLEEYWWTAESMLTWPDGGGPNMILDDGGDATMMVHKGAQWEKAGVVPRPEADDSEEWQVFLGRLRDSLAADSGKWTKIAEGVRGVTEETTTGVMRLYQLAAAGELLFPAINVNDAVTKSKFDNRYGIRHSLIDGINRGTDVLMGGKVAVICGYGDVGKGAAESLRGQGARIVVTEIDPICALQAAMDGYDVQRLEDVLDRADIVITTTGNKDVVRVEHMAAMKHQAIVGNIGHFDNEIDMAGLARFPGVRRINIKPQVDEWVFPDGHSVLVLSEGRLLNLGNATGHPSFVMSNSFSNQVIAQVELFTKHREYDREVYRLPKKLDEKVARIHLDALGGKLTKLTKDQAEYIDVDVEGPYKPEHYRY